In Saccharothrix syringae, the following are encoded in one genomic region:
- a CDS encoding helix-turn-helix domain-containing protein, producing MASQLKRPVRLSARDREALIRLITTGVHPASSIRRAQVLLELDASVGEPDPKEVIAARLGVSGEMLRLVAKRFAETGGDALATVSRRKRDLPPVPSPVTGEVEARLIALACSAPPAGYARWSLRLLEKHVELTEGIPNLDHSTIGRVVKKRNCVLI from the coding sequence ATGGCGTCCCAGTTGAAGCGGCCGGTCAGGTTGTCGGCGCGGGATCGTGAGGCGTTGATCCGGCTGATCACCACGGGTGTGCATCCGGCGTCGTCGATCAGGCGGGCCCAGGTCCTGCTCGAGCTGGACGCCTCGGTGGGCGAGCCGGACCCGAAGGAGGTGATCGCGGCCCGCCTCGGGGTTTCGGGTGAGATGCTGCGGCTGGTCGCCAAGCGGTTCGCCGAGACCGGTGGCGATGCGTTGGCCACGGTGTCACGCAGGAAGCGGGACCTCCCACCGGTGCCGTCCCCGGTGACCGGCGAGGTGGAGGCCCGGCTGATCGCGCTGGCGTGCTCGGCGCCGCCGGCGGGGTATGCCCGGTGGTCGTTGCGGCTGCTGGAGAAGCACGTCGAGCTCACCGAGGGCATCCCGAACCTGGACCACTCGACCATCGGCCGGGTTGTGAAAAAACGGAACTGCGTCCTCATCTGA
- a CDS encoding ATP-binding protein, with product MSGGSRSYQAGRDLHVHEVIDQRVAEHRRASGAGYPRAEPRPVDFGLRATPRGRDEDLAFLRDNVAAGRHVALVGPAGIGKSLLVRHAVNAGLLAVADAPVLWPPDLPPDVDDIVQLLVHECFEVPPDRVVPRADALRMLRDVRAVVVLDGVEVSADGAREVLASMPRSVFVLTSRHDDLFRVAKQRVLPGLPLDDAVAVVRDEVGDPVDLPVVERDWADCGGNPARLVARAVWRRVVGTHGVVPEHVTDTDVLRELVPRVLDRLTDDGRAALATLGALGEVGWGGDLLAAVSGSTGAADLLPARVAVLVDGRYVAATEVLATTPPVADADLPPLVERITHWVTTASPAEVASEVRVVERALSRSVAAELHEDALSLARAAVNALALSRHWGALAVVLHLGLRAAAGAGSVRDELSFRYALAVRRLHDGSTRQAAELLAAAIASLDRDDHDDRLATRVRELDAEVHRVANRTPLPAAGGAPLGLAESTGTAVASAAATAVKAVRDVCVSVVTSTPGGLHLVRFVQDNPGVLRVAASAVAVVGVVLATMTASGNHEQADALPPSPDSHVEATGVDGKAGPTTTTTARVPDGVALPPGSTTTTTVTTTMTAGTSANRATGIGADPQHDQDQGHRGDPGTGPTTEPVPATWGFARVWYVDRPLGSTHALSGPGVPDNGEANWTYGPWRMSSPPAGHPTATHVAVGVHRVRLPAVGAPGGSVQVTIQDYAAWGGVTPYRPGGSCQPRGWYQDGADEVIDVLCSDLAGTPVDQPFFLRYTAGRATGARGFVFDDQPAAATFTPDGAHGVNAGAVTRTAVGRYTADLPGSAGGAVDLTAVGALPRHCAVTGRRGDSVDLACTAPDGTAADTMFTAAFAVRQNFLDDPRKPVGDYVVTTDSPAAAAPTATVRWSSGGTPVTLDRTSTGKYKAHFANGYIPSTMHVTASGYGNHCGVMQFNDYSGPDNASVWVACFDSAGTLVNTGFTLSYTSARIY from the coding sequence GTGTCCGGGGGCTCGCGGTCGTACCAGGCGGGGCGGGACCTGCACGTCCACGAGGTCATCGACCAGCGGGTGGCGGAACACCGGCGCGCGTCGGGCGCCGGGTACCCGCGAGCCGAACCACGTCCGGTGGACTTCGGCCTGCGCGCGACCCCGCGGGGCCGTGACGAGGACCTGGCCTTCCTGCGCGACAACGTGGCCGCCGGGCGGCACGTCGCGCTGGTGGGGCCCGCCGGCATCGGGAAGTCCCTGCTCGTCCGGCACGCGGTCAACGCGGGGCTGCTGGCGGTGGCCGACGCGCCGGTGCTGTGGCCGCCGGACCTCCCGCCGGACGTCGACGACATCGTCCAGCTGCTGGTGCACGAGTGCTTCGAGGTCCCGCCGGACCGGGTCGTGCCGCGCGCCGACGCCCTGCGGATGCTGCGCGACGTCCGCGCGGTCGTGGTGCTCGACGGCGTGGAGGTGTCCGCCGACGGGGCCCGCGAGGTGCTGGCGTCCATGCCGCGCAGCGTCTTCGTCCTCACTTCACGGCACGACGACCTGTTCCGGGTGGCGAAGCAGCGGGTGCTGCCGGGGCTGCCGCTGGACGACGCGGTCGCCGTGGTGCGCGACGAGGTCGGCGACCCGGTCGACCTCCCGGTGGTGGAGCGCGACTGGGCGGACTGCGGCGGCAACCCCGCGCGGCTGGTGGCGCGGGCGGTGTGGCGGCGCGTCGTCGGCACGCACGGCGTGGTGCCCGAGCACGTGACCGACACCGACGTGCTGCGCGAACTGGTGCCCCGGGTGCTGGACCGGCTCACCGACGACGGCCGGGCCGCCCTGGCGACGCTCGGCGCGCTGGGCGAGGTCGGGTGGGGCGGGGACCTGCTCGCCGCGGTCTCCGGCTCCACCGGGGCGGCGGACCTCCTGCCCGCGCGCGTCGCCGTCCTGGTCGACGGCCGGTACGTCGCCGCGACCGAGGTCCTGGCGACCACGCCACCCGTCGCGGACGCCGACCTGCCCCCGCTGGTCGAACGCATCACGCACTGGGTCACCACGGCGTCCCCGGCCGAGGTGGCGTCGGAGGTCCGGGTCGTCGAGCGGGCGTTGAGCCGGTCCGTCGCGGCGGAACTGCACGAGGACGCGCTGTCGCTGGCCCGTGCCGCCGTGAACGCCCTGGCGCTGTCACGGCACTGGGGCGCGCTGGCCGTGGTGCTCCACCTCGGGCTGCGCGCCGCCGCCGGTGCCGGATCGGTGCGCGACGAGCTGTCGTTCCGCTACGCCCTGGCGGTGCGCCGACTGCACGACGGCAGCACGCGGCAGGCCGCCGAGCTGCTCGCCGCCGCCATCGCGAGCCTGGACCGCGACGACCACGACGACCGGTTGGCCACCCGCGTCCGCGAGCTCGACGCCGAGGTCCACCGCGTGGCGAACCGGACCCCCCTGCCCGCTGCGGGCGGAGCGCCGCTCGGCCTGGCCGAGTCGACCGGCACGGCGGTGGCGTCGGCCGCCGCCACCGCGGTGAAGGCCGTGCGCGACGTGTGCGTGAGCGTGGTGACGAGCACGCCGGGCGGGCTGCACCTGGTGCGGTTCGTCCAGGACAACCCCGGGGTGCTCCGGGTGGCGGCGTCGGCGGTGGCCGTCGTCGGCGTCGTCCTGGCGACGATGACGGCGTCCGGCAACCACGAGCAGGCCGACGCGCTCCCCCCGTCACCGGACAGCCACGTGGAGGCGACGGGCGTGGACGGCAAGGCCGGTCCCACCACGACCACCACCGCCCGGGTGCCCGACGGCGTCGCGCTTCCACCGGGGTCGACCACCACCACCACCGTGACGACGACGATGACGGCGGGCACGTCCGCGAACCGGGCCACGGGGATCGGCGCCGACCCGCAGCACGACCAGGACCAGGGGCACCGCGGCGATCCCGGCACCGGGCCCACCACCGAGCCGGTGCCGGCGACCTGGGGTTTCGCCCGCGTGTGGTACGTCGACCGACCGCTGGGCAGCACCCACGCGCTGTCGGGGCCGGGTGTCCCGGACAACGGCGAGGCGAACTGGACCTACGGCCCGTGGCGGATGTCCTCACCCCCGGCGGGCCACCCGACCGCCACCCACGTCGCCGTCGGGGTGCACCGGGTCCGGCTGCCCGCCGTCGGCGCGCCCGGCGGGAGCGTGCAGGTGACGATCCAGGACTACGCCGCGTGGGGAGGCGTCACCCCGTACCGCCCGGGTGGCTCCTGCCAGCCCCGGGGGTGGTACCAGGACGGCGCCGACGAGGTGATCGACGTGCTGTGCTCCGACCTCGCCGGAACGCCGGTCGACCAGCCGTTCTTCCTCCGGTACACGGCGGGCCGGGCCACCGGGGCGCGTGGTTTCGTCTTCGACGACCAACCGGCGGCGGCGACGTTCACCCCGGACGGGGCGCACGGCGTGAACGCCGGCGCCGTCACCCGGACCGCGGTCGGCCGGTACACCGCGGACCTGCCCGGGTCCGCCGGGGGCGCGGTGGACCTGACGGCCGTCGGCGCCCTCCCCCGGCACTGCGCCGTCACCGGCCGCCGGGGCGACTCCGTCGACCTCGCGTGCACGGCACCGGACGGCACGGCGGCGGACACGATGTTCACGGCGGCGTTCGCCGTGCGCCAGAACTTCCTGGACGACCCGCGCAAGCCCGTCGGCGACTACGTCGTGACCACCGATTCCCCCGCCGCCGCGGCGCCCACCGCCACCGTGCGGTGGTCCTCCGGCGGCACACCCGTCACCCTGGACCGGACGTCGACCGGCAAGTACAAAGCGCACTTCGCCAACGGCTACATCCCGAGCACCATGCACGTCACCGCGAGCGGGTACGGCAACCACTGCGGCGTGATGCAGTTCAACGACTACTCGGGCCCCGACAACGCCTCGGTGTGGGTGGCCTGCTTCGACTCGGCGGGAACCCTGGTCAACACCGGCTTCACGCTGTCCTACACGTCGGCCAGGATCTACTAG
- a CDS encoding nitroreductase has protein sequence MTPTALADTVGQLIRNRRATRAFLPDPVPDETIEAVFGLAGSAPSNSNAQPWQVEVVSGPARDRLADALVAAHRAGRRTPDFAYDESIYSPVHQRRRAAFGAAVYHALGIGRGDEDLRTAYDLKSLRFYDAPHVALLYAPESGNPRLTADVGMYAQTLLLAMAAHGVASCPQGVLSFYSGTIRETLGIPGGKLLLGISFGYADPDAPINTVDVGREPLSETTRFHR, from the coding sequence GTGACACCGACCGCACTCGCCGACACCGTGGGGCAGCTCATCCGCAACAGGCGCGCGACCAGGGCGTTCCTGCCCGACCCCGTCCCGGACGAGACGATCGAGGCCGTCTTCGGCCTGGCCGGCTCGGCACCGTCGAACTCCAACGCGCAGCCCTGGCAGGTCGAGGTGGTCAGCGGCCCCGCCCGGGACAGGCTCGCCGACGCCCTCGTGGCCGCCCACCGGGCCGGCAGGCGGACGCCGGACTTCGCCTACGACGAGAGCATCTACTCACCGGTGCACCAACGCAGGCGGGCCGCCTTCGGCGCCGCGGTCTACCACGCCCTCGGCATCGGCCGCGGCGACGAGGACCTGCGCACCGCCTACGACCTCAAGAGCCTCAGGTTCTACGACGCCCCCCACGTCGCCCTGCTGTACGCGCCGGAGTCGGGCAACCCGCGGCTGACCGCGGACGTCGGCATGTACGCGCAGACGCTGCTGCTGGCCATGGCCGCCCACGGGGTGGCCAGTTGCCCCCAGGGGGTGCTGAGCTTCTACAGCGGGACGATCCGCGAAACGCTCGGCATCCCGGGCGGGAAGCTGTTGCTGGGCATCTCGTTCGGGTACGCCGACCCCGACGCCCCGATCAACACCGTCGACGTCGGCCGCGAACCCCTGTCGGAGACGACGCGCTTCCACCGCTGA
- a CDS encoding TetR/AcrR family transcriptional regulator produces MSAEPARRAGRGGRERVLTAASSLFARRGITATTMEDVAAEAPVSKRTLYAHFPTKEDLVLAQLEHVLGSGYTLLETLTRADVPPRDRILAMFTVRPWPDGTVRGCPFIHAATEHPDPASPVHAFAREQKIRMLALVTGLVDELGIDDPHLLAEQLVTLADGAVSRAMVLNDPDYGRHARAAAETLLDHAPRRSAAPGP; encoded by the coding sequence ATGAGCGCAGAACCGGCGCGCCGGGCCGGGCGAGGCGGCCGGGAACGCGTGCTGACCGCCGCGAGCAGCCTGTTCGCCCGGCGCGGCATCACCGCGACCACGATGGAGGACGTCGCCGCCGAGGCCCCGGTCTCCAAGCGGACCCTCTACGCCCACTTCCCCACCAAGGAGGACCTGGTCCTCGCGCAGTTGGAGCACGTCCTGGGCTCCGGCTACACCCTGCTGGAGACCCTGACGCGCGCCGACGTGCCGCCCCGGGACCGGATCCTCGCGATGTTCACCGTGCGGCCGTGGCCGGACGGGACCGTCCGCGGCTGCCCGTTCATCCACGCCGCGACCGAGCACCCGGACCCCGCCAGCCCGGTGCACGCCTTCGCCCGCGAGCAGAAGATCCGCATGCTCGCCCTGGTGACCGGTCTCGTGGACGAACTCGGCATCGACGACCCGCACCTGCTCGCCGAACAGCTCGTCACCCTCGCCGACGGTGCCGTGAGCCGCGCCATGGTCCTCAACGACCCCGACTACGGCCGGCACGCCCGTGCGGCCGCCGAGACGCTGCTCGACCACGCGCCGCGCCGGTCGGCCGCTCCGGGGCCCTGA
- a CDS encoding response regulator, with product MISLLIVDDHPVVRDGLRGMFGADPRFEVVGEAGDGAEAVAAGDRLRPDVILMDLRMPGTDGVTAIRELAERGVPSRVLVLTTYDTDSHVLPAIEAGATGYLLKDAPREELVRAVEAAARGQAVLSPTVATRLVGQVRKPAPAPLSQRELEVLELIAGGSTNREAAKRLFISETTVKTHLLHVYAKLGVNDRAAAVAAAFSRGYLVPRD from the coding sequence GTGATCTCGCTGCTGATCGTCGACGACCACCCGGTGGTGCGGGACGGGCTGCGGGGCATGTTCGGCGCCGACCCGCGCTTCGAGGTGGTCGGCGAGGCCGGTGACGGCGCGGAGGCGGTCGCGGCCGGGGACCGGCTCCGCCCCGACGTGATCCTCATGGACCTGCGGATGCCCGGGACCGACGGGGTCACCGCCATCAGGGAGCTGGCGGAGCGCGGCGTGCCGTCACGGGTGCTGGTGCTCACCACGTACGACACGGACAGCCACGTGCTGCCGGCCATCGAGGCCGGCGCCACCGGCTACCTGCTCAAGGACGCGCCGAGGGAGGAACTGGTCCGCGCGGTGGAGGCCGCGGCGCGGGGGCAGGCGGTGCTGTCCCCCACCGTCGCGACCCGGCTCGTGGGGCAGGTGCGCAAACCGGCCCCGGCGCCGCTGTCGCAGCGCGAGCTGGAGGTGCTGGAGCTGATCGCCGGGGGGTCGACGAACCGCGAGGCGGCCAAGCGGCTGTTCATCAGCGAGACGACGGTCAAGACGCACCTGCTGCACGTGTACGCGAAGCTGGGCGTCAACGACCGGGCGGCCGCCGTGGCCGCCGCGTTCTCCCGCGGCTACCTGGTGCCGCGGGACTGA
- a CDS encoding sensor histidine kinase translates to MGVEAELREEFDRWERKETAVLRVLPYPLLAVSVLFTLLQPLWDAPVHLPAVLGLSAVLTAWVLWFHTLHPELHRNGPLMGLYYTGLVAVTACLVLLTPWFGFFAFIGYVHAFQYLKGRWRYVGVAVTSAVAAVSYIGGSAAITAEEWWKWPAVTAITTVLATAAFYADVMSDRRNHRQKRALVELHRANAELETALAENAGLHAQLLVQAREAGVLDERQRMAREIHDTLAQGLAGILTQLQAAEQAADEPATSRRHVANAVELARESLAEARRTVHAVGPSALAEARLPDAIGDVARRWSEVNRVEAVVTTTGDARPMHTDVEVALLRTAQEALANVAKHARAGRVALTLSYMEELVTLDVLDDGVGFRPDARRAGGSPDGGFGLAGMRQRVQRLAGRLDVESEPGGGTAITVTVPAIPAGGAG, encoded by the coding sequence GTGGGCGTCGAAGCCGAGTTGCGCGAGGAGTTCGACCGCTGGGAGCGCAAGGAGACCGCGGTCCTGAGGGTGCTCCCGTACCCGCTGCTGGCGGTCAGCGTCCTGTTCACGCTGCTGCAGCCGCTCTGGGACGCGCCGGTGCACCTCCCCGCGGTGCTCGGCCTCTCGGCCGTGCTCACCGCGTGGGTGCTGTGGTTCCACACGCTCCACCCGGAGCTGCACCGCAACGGCCCGCTGATGGGCCTGTACTACACGGGGCTCGTGGCGGTGACCGCCTGCCTGGTGCTGCTCACGCCCTGGTTCGGCTTCTTCGCCTTCATCGGCTACGTGCACGCCTTCCAGTACCTGAAGGGCCGGTGGCGGTACGTCGGCGTGGCCGTCACGTCCGCGGTCGCGGCGGTCTCCTACATCGGCGGGTCGGCCGCCATCACCGCCGAGGAGTGGTGGAAGTGGCCCGCCGTCACCGCGATCACCACGGTGCTGGCCACGGCGGCCTTCTACGCCGACGTGATGTCCGACCGGCGCAACCACCGGCAGAAGCGGGCCCTGGTCGAGCTGCACCGGGCCAACGCCGAGCTGGAGACCGCGCTGGCGGAGAACGCGGGCCTGCACGCCCAGCTGCTGGTGCAGGCCCGCGAGGCCGGCGTGCTCGACGAGCGGCAGCGGATGGCGCGGGAGATCCACGACACCCTCGCCCAGGGCCTGGCCGGCATCCTCACCCAGCTCCAGGCCGCCGAGCAGGCGGCCGACGAACCGGCGACGTCGCGCCGGCACGTGGCGAACGCGGTGGAGCTGGCCCGCGAGAGCCTCGCCGAGGCCCGCCGGACGGTGCACGCGGTGGGGCCGTCCGCGCTGGCGGAGGCCCGCCTGCCGGACGCGATCGGCGACGTGGCCAGGCGCTGGTCGGAGGTGAACCGGGTCGAGGCGGTGGTGACCACGACCGGCGACGCCCGGCCGATGCACACCGACGTCGAGGTGGCGCTGCTGCGGACCGCCCAGGAGGCGCTCGCCAACGTCGCCAAGCACGCCCGAGCCGGTCGGGTCGCCCTGACCCTGTCGTACATGGAGGAGCTGGTGACGCTCGACGTGCTCGACGACGGGGTGGGCTTCCGGCCCGACGCCAGGCGCGCGGGCGGTTCCCCGGACGGCGGCTTCGGGCTCGCCGGCATGCGGCAGCGGGTGCAGCGCCTCGCGGGGCGGCTGGACGTCGAGTCCGAGCCGGGCGGGGGCACCGCGATCACGGTGACGGTGCCGGCGATCCCCGCCGGGGGCGCGGGGTGA
- a CDS encoding ABC transporter permease, with product MPALSRLTATETRLFFREPVLVFFTLAFPPLLLVVFGAIPAMREPSDDAGGLRAIDLYVPITVALGLAMFAFNCLPQLFATYREKGVLRRMRTTPVEPRAMLGAQLLMALVLSAATALVVLAIGRLAFGVDLPRHLPAYLAGYLPTALSVFTIGLLVASLASTGRSAGAIGTLVFFPLVFFAGLWLPRESMPGVLRSISDFTPLGAGVQSLQDATVGHWPQPLHLAVVLGWAVLAGIPAARFFRWE from the coding sequence GTGCCCGCCCTGTCCCGACTCACCGCCACCGAGACCAGGCTGTTCTTCCGCGAGCCGGTGCTGGTGTTCTTCACGCTCGCCTTCCCCCCGCTCCTGCTGGTCGTCTTCGGTGCCATCCCCGCGATGCGCGAACCCTCCGACGACGCCGGCGGCCTGCGGGCGATCGACCTGTACGTGCCGATCACCGTCGCGCTGGGCCTGGCGATGTTCGCGTTCAACTGCCTGCCCCAGCTGTTCGCCACCTACCGGGAGAAGGGCGTGCTGCGGCGCATGCGGACCACGCCGGTCGAGCCGAGGGCCATGCTCGGCGCGCAACTGCTGATGGCCCTGGTCCTATCCGCGGCGACCGCGCTGGTCGTGCTCGCCATCGGCCGACTGGCGTTCGGCGTGGACCTGCCCCGGCACCTGCCCGCCTACCTGGCGGGCTACCTGCCGACGGCGCTGTCGGTGTTCACGATCGGCCTGCTCGTCGCGTCCCTGGCGTCGACCGGCAGGAGCGCCGGCGCGATCGGGACGCTGGTGTTCTTCCCGCTCGTGTTCTTCGCGGGCCTCTGGTTGCCGCGCGAGAGCATGCCCGGTGTCCTGCGCTCGATCAGCGATTTCACCCCGCTGGGCGCGGGCGTGCAATCATTGCAGGACGCCACGGTCGGCCACTGGCCGCAGCCGCTGCACCTGGCCGTGGTGCTGGGGTGGGCGGTCCTGGCCGGGATCCCGGCCGCGCGGTTCTTCCGCTGGGAGTAG
- a CDS encoding ABC transporter ATP-binding protein — translation MAIIEVHDLVKRYGDHTAVDGVGFAVEQGEIFGILGPNGAGKTTTVECVEGLRTPDGGTIRVCGLDPRRDTGELRQLLGAQLQESELPDKLKVREALELYSSFYRRPADWRELVEVLRLSDKLGTQFRRLSGGQKQRLSIALALIGGPRVAVLDELTTGLDPQARRDAWDLIAGVRDRGVTILLVTHFMEEAERLCDRLAVIDSGRVVALDSPAGLVSRIGDRQRIRFRPSAPLDHAVLTALPQVASVEQAGDRLVVTGTGDLLLAVTAVLARHRITAAELRVEQTSLDDAFVALTGRPANP, via the coding sequence ATGGCGATCATCGAGGTACACGACCTCGTCAAGCGCTACGGCGACCACACCGCGGTGGACGGGGTCGGCTTCGCCGTCGAGCAGGGCGAGATCTTCGGCATCCTGGGGCCCAACGGGGCCGGCAAGACCACGACCGTCGAGTGCGTCGAGGGGTTGCGCACCCCGGACGGCGGCACCATCCGCGTCTGCGGCCTCGACCCGCGTCGTGACACCGGCGAGCTGCGGCAGTTGCTCGGCGCGCAGCTCCAGGAGAGCGAGCTGCCGGACAAGCTCAAGGTCCGCGAGGCGCTGGAGCTCTACAGCTCCTTCTACCGCCGACCGGCCGACTGGCGGGAGCTGGTCGAGGTGCTGCGCCTGAGCGACAAGCTCGGCACGCAGTTCCGGCGGCTGTCCGGCGGGCAGAAGCAGCGGCTGTCGATCGCGCTCGCGCTGATCGGCGGGCCGCGGGTGGCGGTGCTCGACGAGCTGACCACCGGCCTGGACCCGCAGGCCCGCCGCGACGCGTGGGACCTCATCGCGGGCGTCCGGGACCGCGGTGTGACGATCCTGCTGGTCACGCACTTCATGGAGGAGGCTGAACGGCTCTGCGACCGGCTGGCCGTGATCGACTCCGGCCGGGTCGTCGCGCTCGACTCCCCGGCCGGGCTGGTCTCGCGGATCGGTGACCGGCAGCGCATCCGCTTCCGGCCGTCCGCGCCGCTGGACCACGCCGTGCTGACGGCGCTGCCCCAGGTCGCCTCCGTCGAGCAGGCCGGTGACCGGCTGGTCGTGACCGGCACCGGGGACCTGCTGCTCGCGGTGACCGCCGTGCTGGCCCGCCACCGGATCACCGCGGCCGAGCTGCGGGTCGAGCAGACCTCGCTGGACGACGCGTTCGTCGCGCTGACCGGCCGCCCCGCCAACCCCTGA
- a CDS encoding ABC transporter substrate-binding protein: MEERTDWSRRAFLGTGALGVLGLAACGGGPAAPQVDVQVPQALLDQAAALRGGSVGMLSQKLYSEAANQALDRSLQAFAQATGTTVGNDLVSGDAGDMVAKMDADVKAGTNRDLAFMSDRRFVGQLHNLGHLTDVTDVVEEMRTLYGEPATEATNFCVFDGRWYAIPYHFIAFAMYLRKDWYEEKGLPLKPHYTWEELRDNALEVSDPAKRRFGWGLTVNRSGDANGFIANVINTYGGAIADNTGTKVVFNSPETVEAVAFIGDLYTNPKYSPMLPPGVGSWTDSSNNENWLARILGLTLNQFSVYADSKTKNNPVYANTHVFNGATGPAVDRPLTYGESNSFVVFKGAKNPDLAKLVAKFMVGGSALLGVAKEAPCLVNPAWDKVWDSDPYYTGGDPAFAALREQTRVRLPMTTRTGFAFPQAPSPGEQAATAAYLLTDMMQAVIQGTRPADAVASTHARIVQVFEQQGYRQ; this comes from the coding sequence ATGGAAGAGAGAACGGACTGGTCGAGGCGCGCGTTCCTCGGGACGGGCGCGCTGGGCGTGCTCGGCCTCGCCGCGTGCGGGGGCGGTCCCGCCGCGCCGCAGGTCGACGTCCAGGTGCCCCAGGCGCTGCTCGACCAGGCGGCCGCGCTCCGCGGCGGGTCGGTGGGGATGCTCTCGCAGAAGCTGTACTCGGAGGCCGCCAACCAGGCGCTGGACCGGTCGCTGCAGGCGTTCGCGCAGGCGACCGGCACCACGGTCGGCAACGACCTGGTCTCCGGCGACGCCGGTGACATGGTCGCGAAGATGGACGCCGACGTGAAGGCGGGCACCAACCGCGACCTGGCCTTCATGAGCGACCGGCGGTTCGTCGGCCAGCTCCACAACCTCGGCCACCTCACCGACGTCACCGACGTGGTCGAGGAGATGCGCACCCTCTACGGGGAGCCCGCGACGGAGGCGACCAACTTCTGCGTGTTCGACGGGCGCTGGTACGCGATCCCGTACCACTTCATCGCGTTCGCGATGTACCTGCGCAAGGACTGGTACGAGGAGAAGGGGCTCCCGCTCAAGCCCCACTACACGTGGGAGGAGCTGCGCGACAACGCGCTGGAGGTCTCCGACCCGGCGAAGCGGCGCTTCGGCTGGGGCCTCACGGTGAACCGCTCGGGCGACGCCAACGGCTTCATCGCCAACGTCATCAACACCTATGGCGGGGCGATCGCGGACAACACCGGCACGAAGGTGGTGTTCAACTCGCCGGAGACCGTCGAGGCCGTCGCGTTCATCGGCGACCTCTACACGAACCCGAAGTACTCGCCGATGCTGCCGCCCGGGGTCGGGAGCTGGACCGACTCCAGCAACAACGAGAACTGGTTGGCCCGGATCCTGGGGCTCACGCTCAACCAGTTCAGCGTCTACGCCGACTCGAAGACCAAGAACAACCCGGTCTACGCCAACACGCACGTGTTCAACGGCGCCACCGGACCGGCGGTCGACCGGCCGCTGACCTACGGCGAGTCCAACTCGTTCGTCGTGTTCAAGGGGGCGAAGAACCCCGACCTCGCCAAGCTGGTGGCGAAGTTCATGGTCGGCGGGAGCGCGCTGCTCGGTGTCGCCAAGGAGGCACCGTGCCTGGTCAACCCCGCCTGGGACAAGGTGTGGGACTCCGACCCGTACTACACCGGCGGTGACCCGGCCTTCGCCGCGCTGCGGGAGCAGACCCGCGTGCGGCTCCCGATGACCACCAGGACCGGTTTCGCGTTCCCCCAGGCCCCGAGCCCCGGCGAGCAGGCCGCCACCGCCGCCTACCTGCTGACCGACATGATGCAGGCGGTCATCCAGGGCACCCGCCCGGCCGACGCCGTCGCCTCGACCCACGCCCGGATCGTCCAGGTCTTCGAGCAGCAGGGCTACCGGCAGTGA